One Gloeothece verrucosa PCC 7822 DNA window includes the following coding sequences:
- a CDS encoding chemotaxis protein CheB produces MLARIIVIGASAGGVEALRELVSHLPSDLPAAVFVVLHISPNNGSVLPSILSRAGSLKAIHPQPGEVIAPGRIYVAPPNHHLIVKSGIIELSNGPKENNHRPAIDVLFRTAARAYDSLVIGVVLSGLLDDGTAGLLAIKQRGGIAIVQDPHEALYSAMPRSAIENVEVDYILPVSEIAATLKQLVNEPVERRQETPLSSDLEMESDMAELEPAAMQNDERPGTPSAFACPDCGGVLWELNDSNLIRFRCRTGHAFSVESLLAQQSEALEEALWTALRALEETAALRERMFQRASQSGHRGIAEIYKEQAHTAKQQALIIRQALLNGLNGKDQSAEA; encoded by the coding sequence ATGCTGGCAAGGATTATCGTGATAGGCGCTTCTGCTGGAGGCGTTGAAGCATTAAGGGAACTGGTGTCGCACTTACCATCAGACTTACCGGCGGCGGTTTTCGTTGTGCTTCATATTTCGCCTAACAATGGCAGCGTTCTACCAAGCATCCTCAGCCGCGCTGGGTCTTTAAAAGCGATTCATCCCCAACCCGGAGAAGTCATTGCACCGGGGCGCATTTATGTTGCGCCTCCCAATCATCATTTAATCGTCAAATCTGGCATTATTGAACTCAGTAATGGACCAAAAGAAAATAATCATCGTCCTGCTATCGATGTGCTGTTTCGTACCGCCGCACGCGCTTATGACTCTTTAGTCATCGGGGTGGTATTAAGTGGACTTCTCGACGATGGAACCGCAGGGTTATTAGCTATTAAGCAGCGAGGGGGAATTGCTATAGTTCAAGACCCTCATGAAGCCCTCTATTCAGCTATGCCGCGTAGTGCTATAGAGAATGTAGAGGTAGATTATATTCTACCTGTATCGGAAATTGCTGCCACCTTAAAACAACTGGTGAATGAACCCGTAGAAAGAAGACAAGAAACTCCCCTGTCTAGTGATCTCGAAATGGAATCTGATATGGCCGAATTAGAACCAGCCGCAATGCAAAATGACGAACGACCCGGAACGCCATCCGCTTTTGCTTGTCCTGATTGTGGTGGGGTTTTATGGGAATTAAATGACAGCAATTTGATCCGATTTCGCTGCCGCACAGGTCACGCTTTTTCGGTAGAGAGTTTATTGGCGCAGCAGTCGGAGGCGCTGGAGGAGGCTTTGTGGACAGCTTTGAGGGCTTTAGAAGAGACGGCAGCCCTTAGAGAACGGATGTTTCAACGGGCGAGTCAATCCGGTCATCGTGGCATAGCTGAGATCTATAAAGAACAGGCACACACAGCCAAGCAACAGGCACTCATCATCCGACAAGCGCTTTTGAATGGTCTTAACGGCAAAGATCAGTCAGCCGAAGCCTAA
- a CDS encoding ABC1 kinase family protein, whose product MSRHQKVFLDPGRTPKELKSYDPEAIARYYRSRPWLFIWRTISIIWFFGIFLFHLKWDQWTGQVERNKYKRASEIRTTLTRLGPTFIKVGQALSTRPDLIRKDFLEELIKLQDQLPPFDNDIAFAIIKQDLGRTVAETYREISPNPIAAASLGQVYRAILPSGEEVAVKVQRPNLRPVLTLDLHLLRCAAKWFGRWLPLNLGHDLTLIIDEFGIKLFEEIDYVNEGRNAEKFAANFANDPEVKVPKIYWRYSGNRVLTLEWIEGYKLTDTDKIKAAGIDPNEIIKIGVTSGLKQLLEHGFFHADPHPGNLFATLDGRMAFIDFGMMDQLEEETKETIASSVVQLINRDYQALAEDFVKLGFLTADTDIRPIIPALERVLGNAIGQSVGDFNFKTITDDFSELMYEYPFRVPAKFALIIRSLITQEGLALSLDPNFKIVQVGYPYVARRLLTGESPQLRRRLLDVLFKNGKFQWQRLENMIQIARSDGNFDILPTARLGITYLLSDEGRYLRNQLLLAVTEDDRVHTEEVQRIWALVQDDLQPQKLFNVALNAIREFSTTGVAAIIPREF is encoded by the coding sequence GTGAGTCGGCATCAGAAAGTTTTCTTAGACCCAGGGCGCACTCCCAAAGAACTAAAAAGTTATGACCCCGAGGCGATCGCCCGCTACTACCGCAGTCGCCCCTGGTTATTTATTTGGCGTACAATCAGCATTATTTGGTTCTTTGGAATATTTCTATTCCATTTAAAGTGGGATCAGTGGACTGGGCAAGTAGAACGAAACAAATATAAACGGGCCAGCGAGATCCGAACGACCCTAACTCGTCTCGGGCCGACCTTTATTAAAGTTGGTCAAGCACTCTCTACCAGACCTGATTTAATCCGCAAGGACTTTCTCGAGGAATTAATCAAGCTACAAGACCAATTACCGCCCTTCGATAATGACATAGCTTTCGCGATAATCAAACAAGATTTAGGAAGAACAGTAGCCGAAACTTATCGAGAAATTTCTCCTAACCCAATAGCCGCAGCAAGTTTAGGGCAAGTCTATCGAGCCATTTTACCCAGTGGAGAAGAAGTAGCGGTTAAAGTACAACGCCCCAATTTACGACCCGTGCTAACCTTAGACCTTCATCTGTTGCGCTGTGCGGCGAAATGGTTTGGGCGATGGTTACCGTTAAATTTAGGGCATGATTTAACCCTCATTATTGATGAATTTGGCATCAAGTTATTTGAAGAAATCGATTATGTCAACGAAGGACGTAACGCCGAAAAATTTGCGGCTAACTTTGCCAACGATCCAGAAGTAAAAGTGCCTAAAATTTACTGGCGCTACAGTGGTAATAGAGTGTTAACCCTAGAATGGATTGAGGGTTACAAACTGACCGATACAGATAAGATTAAAGCCGCAGGAATAGACCCAAATGAGATTATTAAAATAGGCGTAACCTCCGGGTTAAAACAACTGCTAGAACATGGCTTTTTCCATGCTGACCCTCATCCGGGTAACTTATTTGCCACCCTCGATGGTCGCATGGCCTTTATCGATTTTGGCATGATGGATCAGTTAGAAGAAGAGACGAAAGAAACGATCGCCTCATCAGTGGTGCAACTGATCAATCGAGATTACCAAGCCTTAGCAGAAGATTTTGTTAAACTGGGCTTTTTAACCGCAGATACCGATATTAGACCGATTATACCCGCTCTAGAAAGAGTTTTAGGCAATGCCATCGGGCAAAGTGTAGGAGACTTCAACTTCAAAACCATCACCGATGATTTTTCTGAGTTGATGTATGAATATCCTTTCCGAGTGCCGGCCAAATTTGCCTTAATTATTCGCTCTTTGATTACTCAAGAAGGATTAGCCCTCAGTTTAGACCCCAATTTCAAAATCGTGCAAGTGGGTTATCCCTATGTAGCGCGGCGCTTATTAACCGGTGAATCTCCCCAACTGCGGCGTAGGTTACTCGATGTCTTATTTAAAAATGGAAAATTCCAGTGGCAACGCTTAGAAAATATGATTCAGATTGCCCGTAGTGATGGAAATTTTGATATATTACCCACTGCTAGACTAGGAATAACCTATCTTTTATCTGACGAAGGGCGTTATCTGCGAAATCAATTGTTACTAGCTGTAACCGAAGATGACCGGGTTCATACTGAAGAAGTACAAAGGATCTGGGCTTTAGTTCAAGATGATTTGCAGCCGCAAAAATTGTTTAATGTTGCGCTTAATGCGATTCGCGAATTTTCCACTACAGGAGTGGCGGCAATTATTCCTCGTGAATTCTAA
- a CDS encoding ABC transporter ATP-binding protein: protein MTINPYIPTSDHLPSQDNPIAYQPIIIRLEDISKVYGKGETAVNALGGVNLTVVQGEYCAIMGASGSGKSTAMNIIGCLDRPTSGRYYLDNLDVSRLPDATLAIIRNRKIGFVFQQFHLLPQMNALENVMLPMVYAGVPPSVRRDRAVAALTRVGLENRMYNKPNQLSGGQQQRVAIARAIVNQPILILADEPTGALDSRTTAEVMDIFAELNANGITVVIVTHEADVASHSQRIIWFRDGKILHSNIAPNDLHQVIRD, encoded by the coding sequence ATGACCATTAATCCTTATATCCCAACATCCGATCATCTACCGTCCCAGGATAACCCCATTGCCTATCAACCCATCATTATCCGTCTCGAAGACATCTCTAAAGTGTATGGCAAAGGAGAAACCGCCGTTAATGCTCTGGGTGGAGTAAATTTGACAGTGGTACAAGGAGAATACTGTGCCATTATGGGAGCCTCCGGTTCCGGAAAGTCTACCGCCATGAATATTATCGGTTGTTTAGACCGCCCCACATCAGGACGCTATTATCTGGATAACCTGGATGTTTCTAGATTACCCGATGCCACTCTAGCCATCATTCGTAACCGAAAAATAGGCTTTGTCTTTCAACAGTTTCATCTCTTACCTCAGATGAATGCTTTAGAAAATGTCATGCTACCGATGGTCTATGCTGGTGTTCCCCCTTCTGTTAGACGTGATCGCGCTGTAGCCGCTTTAACCCGAGTGGGGTTAGAAAACCGAATGTATAACAAACCTAACCAACTCTCCGGCGGACAACAACAACGAGTCGCCATCGCCCGCGCTATCGTTAATCAACCGATTCTTATTTTAGCTGATGAACCTACCGGTGCCCTTGACTCTCGTACCACCGCCGAAGTCATGGATATTTTTGCAGAACTCAATGCTAATGGTATTACTGTGGTCATCGTTACTCATGAGGCCGATGTCGCCAGTCACTCACAACGAATCATTTGGTTTCGAGATGGCAAAATTCTTCATTCTAATATCGCGCCAAACGACCTCCATCAAGTCATTAGAGACTAA
- a CDS encoding inorganic diphosphatase, producing MDLSLIPAQPKPGILNVLIEIPAGSKNKYEFDKDLNAFALDRVLYASVQYPFDYGFIPNTLADDGDPLDGMVIMDQPTFPGCVIAARPIGMLEMIDGGDRDEKLLCVPVKDPRYAEVKSLKDIAPHRLNEIAEFFKTYKNLEKKVTEILGWQDVEAVSALVEKCIKAGQK from the coding sequence GTGGATTTATCGCTTATTCCTGCTCAACCTAAACCGGGTATCCTTAACGTGTTGATTGAAATTCCCGCAGGGAGTAAAAATAAATATGAGTTTGATAAAGATTTAAATGCTTTTGCCTTAGATCGGGTGCTTTATGCCTCGGTGCAATATCCTTTTGATTATGGTTTTATTCCCAATACTCTCGCTGATGATGGCGATCCTTTAGACGGAATGGTGATTATGGATCAACCAACTTTTCCGGGTTGTGTAATTGCCGCAAGACCGATTGGAATGCTGGAAATGATCGATGGAGGAGATCGAGATGAAAAATTACTCTGTGTGCCGGTTAAAGACCCTCGTTATGCTGAGGTAAAGTCTTTAAAAGATATTGCTCCCCATCGTTTAAATGAGATTGCCGAGTTTTTCAAAACTTACAAAAACTTAGAAAAGAAAGTCACGGAAATTTTGGGTTGGCAAGATGTAGAAGCTGTCAGCGCTTTAGTAGAAAAGTGTATTAAAGCAGGACAAAAGTAA
- a CDS encoding RNA-guided endonuclease InsQ/TnpB family protein has translation MFVLECKVKPRTQQIQSIDEAIKTSQFVRNKVLRYWMDNRGVGKAELFRYNTRLRKEYKFVDDLNSHACQTAVERVLRAINKFFDNCKKKIPGKKSYPKFKKNTRSVEYKVSGWKLSENRKHITFTDKKNIGKLKLIGTRDLNYYQIEQIKRVRIIRRADGYYVQFSLQLDPRDTVNPLTPSQKAVGVDVGLKYFYADSRGNIEPIPQFYRKAERQLNRANRKKSKKFRKRQKQSRNYHKARNRYARKHLRVSRQREEFVKKRALRLIQSNDLIAYEDLNVKGMVKNRHLALSISDVGWSLFRRWLEYFGMKYGKVTVAVPPHNTSQNCSNCGEKVQKSLSTRTHICPHCNYVEDRDINAARNILQKGLSTVGHTGSKAFESEILSTLATANGGEDTSTLVGVILSEQAYKSEPRIPTPLGWGVSML, from the coding sequence GTGTTTGTCCTAGAGTGTAAGGTTAAGCCAAGAACTCAACAAATCCAGTCAATTGATGAAGCCATCAAGACATCTCAGTTTGTCAGGAATAAAGTGCTTCGCTATTGGATGGATAATAGAGGTGTGGGTAAAGCCGAACTCTTTAGATACAACACAAGACTGAGGAAAGAGTACAAATTTGTTGATGATTTAAACTCTCATGCTTGCCAGACAGCAGTTGAAAGAGTCCTTAGAGCTATCAACAAGTTTTTTGATAACTGCAAAAAGAAAATACCGGGCAAGAAAAGCTATCCTAAGTTCAAGAAAAATACTCGTTCGGTAGAGTATAAAGTCTCAGGCTGGAAACTATCAGAAAACAGAAAACATATTACTTTTACTGATAAAAAAAACATCGGAAAGTTAAAGCTGATAGGAACTAGAGACTTAAACTACTATCAAATTGAACAAATAAAACGAGTGAGGATTATTAGGAGAGCCGATGGGTATTATGTGCAGTTTTCTCTTCAATTAGATCCAAGAGATACAGTTAATCCCTTAACCCCTTCTCAAAAAGCTGTAGGTGTAGATGTAGGACTCAAGTATTTCTATGCAGATAGCCGAGGAAATATTGAACCTATTCCTCAGTTTTATAGGAAGGCAGAACGTCAACTTAATAGGGCTAATAGAAAGAAATCTAAAAAGTTCCGCAAGAGACAAAAACAATCCCGAAACTATCACAAAGCTAGAAACCGATATGCCCGTAAACATCTAAGGGTAAGTAGGCAACGAGAAGAGTTTGTCAAGAAAAGGGCACTCCGTTTAATTCAGTCTAACGACCTGATAGCCTATGAAGATTTAAATGTGAAAGGCATGGTTAAAAATCGGCATCTAGCCCTTTCGATATCAGATGTAGGATGGTCATTATTTAGGCGTTGGTTGGAATATTTTGGGATGAAGTATGGAAAGGTAACAGTTGCCGTTCCTCCCCATAATACCTCTCAAAACTGTTCTAACTGTGGAGAAAAAGTGCAAAAGTCTTTATCAACTAGAACCCATATTTGTCCGCATTGCAATTACGTTGAAGACAGAGACATTAACGCCGCGCGCAATATTCTACAGAAGGGATTAAGTACGGTAGGGCATACCGGATCTAAAGCTTTTGAAAGTGAAATTCTTTCAACGTTAGCTACGGCTAATGGGGGAGAAGATACCTCTACTTTGGTTGGAGTAATCCTGTCAGAGCAAGCATATAAAAGTGAACCAAGAATCCCCACGCCTTTAGGCTGGGGAGTGTCAATGTTGTAA
- a CDS encoding cupin domain-containing protein — protein MKKVRFIVSVFILSVSSAVALSQETSPNNAYTQSVTREVLVSGFPGNAEGQILELVRYTIAKGAKLPVHIHPGMQIERVEFGILTYTVVKGSATLKRANGTQEILSAGQTTQLNVGDSLVEPAGMVHFGENSTASPVILLSASLLDAKQPKAILINP, from the coding sequence ATTTTAAGTGTTAGTAGCGCAGTGGCTTTAAGCCAGGAAACATCCCCTAATAATGCTTACACCCAATCAGTCACTCGTGAAGTCTTGGTTAGCGGCTTTCCAGGTAATGCCGAGGGGCAAATTTTAGAGTTAGTACGCTACACCATTGCTAAAGGCGCGAAACTGCCCGTTCATATTCATCCAGGGATGCAGATTGAACGAGTAGAGTTTGGCATACTCACTTATACGGTTGTTAAAGGGTCAGCAACCCTTAAAAGAGCCAACGGAACCCAAGAAATTCTGAGCGCCGGACAAACTACCCAACTCAATGTAGGAGATTCCCTAGTTGAACCGGCAGGAATGGTACATTTTGGAGAAAATTCCACAGCTAGTCCTGTTATTCTCCTAAGTGCTTCTTTATTGGATGCCAAGCAACCTAAAGCTATTTTGATTAATCCATGA
- a CDS encoding ATP-binding response regulator — MDSSQVFVFRRKVSQQTLSALCRLLEQISAHIGQEAILLTQETLFPEQQRGKNPWGTECLQLLIAPQMSILLLGNFSVPDSLYQISLTWDSQTIQDLLTQLTPSVTLPQELEQYLTQSQLSPVVGAIKEFNLFFSNLLEIFWSEGNETPQMKCIHASVCQPIEEALRQQVEQERLLNQVITQIRHSLELPVVLETAVTEVRNFLQVDRLLIYQFSSHPSETETKQTFPNGWGKITYEARASQLVPSLLNMIPEDDCFSYLPQYQDKYRRGTVVAVENVETQYSSSFCLTEFLRHNQVLSLLIAPIIVEDQLWGLIIAHQCFKKRQWLETEKEFLGHIGEHLAIAIQQALLYKQVQEQKQFFEKRVFECTEELRSSIAVAQSAHLSKSEFLSNISHELLTPLTCVIGLAGTLLHWSGEQSSLSPEKQRKYIESIQKNGKKLMDLINDILDYSSITSGDYQLNIHEFSLYSVVNSVLRDFASEAQKKSIDLILDFQVQKEENDFYADRERIKQILSHLISNAIKFTPDQGKVTLRIWREKSQVFFQVEDTGIGISQEQLPLLFEKFQQLEKARQRTHGGTGLGLALTKQLVELHRGTIEVESTPEQGSLFTVRIPNNINLKNKKLLTNETNNVNKSAQNKTIILISKDEEAATLICELLTVKNYQVIWLLDSYPSIRQIEILQPLIVIIDQEIIQSQEIGKALKHYPKTSFVKVLVLRTSLQNISWKSLVKNGIDDYLIKPIEPTILLRKISFLGSLAIHKDKA, encoded by the coding sequence ATGGACAGTTCTCAAGTGTTCGTTTTCCGTCGAAAGGTGTCCCAACAGACGCTCTCAGCACTCTGTCGTCTTTTAGAACAGATATCTGCCCACATCGGACAGGAAGCTATTCTATTAACACAGGAGACACTATTTCCCGAACAGCAGAGAGGTAAAAATCCTTGGGGAACGGAATGTTTACAACTGCTCATTGCCCCACAAATGAGTATTCTTTTGCTAGGGAATTTTTCTGTGCCAGATTCATTGTATCAAATCAGTTTAACTTGGGATAGTCAAACAATTCAGGATTTGTTAACTCAACTGACTCCTTCAGTTACTTTACCCCAGGAGTTAGAACAGTATTTAACTCAATCCCAGTTAAGTCCGGTTGTAGGAGCTATTAAAGAGTTTAATCTCTTTTTCTCGAATCTGTTAGAAATTTTCTGGAGTGAGGGGAATGAAACCCCACAGATGAAGTGTATTCATGCTTCTGTCTGTCAACCCATAGAAGAAGCTTTGCGGCAACAAGTAGAACAAGAACGGTTGCTTAATCAAGTAATCACTCAAATTCGTCACAGTTTAGAACTCCCTGTCGTGTTAGAAACGGCAGTGACAGAAGTGAGAAATTTCCTGCAAGTTGATCGCTTATTAATCTATCAGTTTAGTTCACATCCTTCTGAAACTGAAACTAAACAGACTTTTCCCAACGGATGGGGAAAAATCACTTATGAAGCTAGGGCTTCTCAACTTGTCCCCTCTCTGTTAAATATGATTCCTGAAGATGATTGTTTTTCTTATCTTCCTCAGTATCAAGATAAATACCGTCGCGGCACAGTGGTAGCTGTTGAAAATGTAGAAACTCAATATTCCTCCTCTTTTTGCTTGACCGAATTTTTAAGACATAATCAAGTGCTTTCACTTTTGATAGCCCCGATTATTGTAGAAGATCAATTGTGGGGTTTGATTATTGCTCATCAATGTTTTAAAAAACGCCAATGGTTAGAAACCGAAAAAGAGTTTCTCGGACATATCGGCGAACATTTAGCAATTGCCATTCAACAAGCACTCTTATATAAGCAAGTCCAAGAGCAGAAGCAATTTTTTGAAAAACGGGTATTTGAATGTACTGAAGAACTGCGGAGTAGTATCGCGGTTGCTCAATCAGCCCATTTATCTAAAAGTGAATTTTTGTCCAATATTAGCCATGAATTACTCACTCCTTTAACTTGCGTCATCGGCTTAGCTGGAACTTTGCTTCATTGGTCAGGTGAACAGTCTTCGCTTTCGCCAGAAAAACAGCGCAAATACATTGAAAGTATCCAAAAAAATGGCAAAAAATTGATGGATTTAATCAATGATATTTTAGATTATTCTAGTATTACTTCAGGAGATTATCAGTTAAATATTCATGAATTTTCCCTTTATTCAGTGGTGAATTCTGTCCTGAGAGATTTTGCCTCAGAAGCTCAGAAAAAGTCCATTGATTTAATTTTAGATTTTCAAGTCCAAAAAGAAGAAAATGATTTTTATGCCGACCGAGAAAGAATTAAACAAATTCTCAGTCATTTAATCAGCAATGCCATTAAATTTACGCCAGATCAAGGTAAAGTTACTTTAAGAATATGGCGAGAAAAAAGTCAAGTATTCTTTCAAGTAGAAGATACAGGCATCGGAATTTCCCAAGAACAATTACCGTTATTGTTTGAAAAATTTCAACAGCTAGAAAAAGCTAGACAAAGGACTCATGGCGGCACGGGTTTAGGATTAGCTTTAACCAAACAATTAGTTGAACTTCATCGCGGAACAATTGAAGTTGAATCTACCCCAGAACAAGGCTCTTTATTTACCGTTCGTATTCCCAACAATATTAATTTAAAAAACAAAAAATTATTAACTAACGAAACGAATAATGTTAATAAATCGGCGCAAAATAAAACCATAATCTTGATCTCAAAAGATGAAGAAGCCGCTACCTTGATTTGTGAATTACTAACCGTTAAAAATTATCAAGTTATTTGGCTATTAGATAGTTATCCTAGTATTAGACAAATCGAAATTTTACAACCTTTAATAGTCATTATTGACCAAGAAATTATTCAGAGTCAGGAAATCGGAAAAGCCCTTAAACACTATCCTAAAACCAGTTTTGTTAAAGTGTTAGTTTTGAGAACTTCTTTGCAAAATATCAGTTGGAAATCTTTAGTTAAAAACGGCATTGATGATTATTTAATTAAACCGATTGAACCGACAATTTTACTCAGAAAAATTAGTTTTTTAGGGTCTTTAGCCATTCATAAAGATAAAGCTTAG
- a CDS encoding N-acetylmannosamine-6-phosphate 2-epimerase, translating into MKLEAIKSSLIVSCQAPSDSPLHDEKIIAAMAVACVQRGAAGVRIDTPAHVREVRHNLSKVPIIGLWKRQFTGYEVYITPRFEDALSIAQAGADIIAIDATTRTRPYGETLKELVKRIKGELGLLVMGDVDSLENAVVAADAGVDLVGTTLYGYTQETKHLSPPGFSLLKEIVEKLDIPAICEGGINTPDQAKMALELGAYAVVVGAAITGIDLKVQAFQTALEKFVS; encoded by the coding sequence ATGAAACTCGAAGCGATTAAATCCAGTTTAATTGTATCCTGTCAAGCTCCCTCAGACTCTCCCCTACATGATGAAAAAATTATAGCCGCAATGGCTGTGGCTTGCGTACAACGGGGAGCCGCCGGAGTCAGAATTGATACCCCTGCTCATGTTAGAGAAGTTCGGCACAACCTTTCAAAAGTTCCCATCATCGGGCTATGGAAACGACAATTTACTGGCTATGAAGTCTATATTACCCCTCGCTTTGAAGATGCTTTATCCATTGCACAAGCAGGAGCAGATATTATTGCTATTGATGCCACTACTAGAACCCGTCCTTATGGAGAAACCCTCAAGGAATTAGTAAAACGCATCAAAGGAGAATTAGGTCTATTAGTCATGGGAGATGTAGATAGTTTGGAAAATGCCGTAGTGGCGGCTGATGCCGGAGTCGATCTCGTCGGAACTACCCTTTATGGTTATACTCAAGAAACGAAACATTTATCACCCCCAGGCTTTTCTCTATTAAAAGAAATCGTAGAAAAACTCGATATTCCTGCCATTTGTGAAGGGGGAATTAATACCCCAGATCAAGCTAAAATGGCCTTAGAATTAGGGGCTTATGCAGTGGTGGTAGGAGCGGCTATTACCGGCATAGACCTTAAAGTACAGGCTTTTCAAACAGCCTTGGAAAAATTTGTTTCTTAA
- a CDS encoding N-acetylmuramoyl-L-alanine amidase yields MLMAEAQQPLLVVYPPPNYQTSASQIFFIGTAAPEGQVFINNQPIQRSQAGHFAPSFPLQVGENLFTVRYKNQKINLKVKRVSQEIQPPTGAGFAANSLMPSEDLVRLPDELICFEAIATPGATVSVNLGRQTIPLLPQPQTVKLPENSAVLTATNQPLTVSTLGKYQGCAKVSETGNLGYPLFKVNLNNQTISQPGKGQIIILAPNQFEVIEVTANSGVTRTGPGTNYSRLTPLPKGTRATVTGKQGDWLRLDYGAWILKAETQVLSNAVPPQSMIRSINSRTFSGATEIVFPLQTPIPISVKQEDDKFILTLYHTTAQTDTIFIDNDPLIKRVDWQQVSPDKIEYTFLLKSPQQWGYDLRYEGTNLILTLRHPPKLSRGSLEGVTILLDAGHGGQESGATGPTGYQEKEVNLRVTKLLEQQLKQRGAKVYLTRETDQDVSLNERVAQINQLKPTLSISIHYNALPDEGDAVNTAGVGVFWYHPQAHDLSVFLHDYLVNQLHRPSYGVFWNNLALTRPSAAPSILLELGFLINPNEFEWISNAQEQEKLAKTLAEGIAAWLQH; encoded by the coding sequence ATGCTTATGGCTGAGGCGCAACAGCCGCTTTTAGTGGTGTATCCTCCTCCCAATTATCAAACCAGTGCCAGCCAAATTTTTTTCATTGGGACTGCCGCACCCGAAGGACAAGTTTTTATTAATAATCAGCCGATTCAACGCAGTCAAGCCGGACATTTTGCCCCTAGTTTTCCTTTACAAGTGGGAGAAAATCTTTTTACGGTTCGCTACAAGAATCAAAAAATTAACCTGAAAGTTAAGCGAGTTTCTCAGGAAATTCAACCCCCCACAGGCGCGGGTTTTGCGGCTAATTCTCTAATGCCTTCAGAAGACCTGGTTAGGCTTCCAGATGAGTTAATTTGTTTTGAAGCCATTGCTACCCCGGGTGCAACGGTTTCGGTGAATTTAGGGCGGCAAACTATCCCGTTATTGCCTCAACCCCAAACCGTCAAACTGCCGGAAAATTCTGCTGTTTTAACTGCCACTAATCAGCCGCTTACTGTATCAACATTAGGAAAATATCAGGGATGTGCTAAAGTGTCAGAAACCGGCAATTTAGGCTATCCTCTCTTTAAAGTTAATCTCAATAATCAGACCATTAGTCAGCCAGGAAAAGGGCAAATTATCATTCTTGCTCCTAATCAATTTGAAGTGATAGAAGTTACCGCTAATTCAGGAGTCACTCGCACCGGACCGGGAACCAATTATTCCCGTTTAACCCCTTTACCGAAAGGAACTAGGGCAACTGTCACTGGTAAGCAAGGAGACTGGTTACGTTTAGATTATGGGGCATGGATTTTAAAAGCTGAAACACAAGTTTTATCAAATGCTGTTCCTCCCCAGTCGATGATTCGCAGTATTAATTCGCGGACTTTTTCAGGCGCTACAGAAATAGTTTTTCCCTTACAGACTCCTATTCCCATTTCAGTTAAACAAGAAGATGATAAATTTATTTTAACGCTTTATCATACAACGGCTCAAACCGATACAATTTTTATTGATAATGACCCGCTCATTAAACGGGTTGATTGGCAACAAGTGAGTCCGGATAAAATTGAATACACTTTTTTGTTAAAATCTCCTCAACAATGGGGCTATGATTTACGTTATGAAGGAACAAATTTAATTTTAACTTTACGACATCCCCCGAAATTATCTCGAGGGAGTTTAGAGGGAGTGACAATTCTGCTTGATGCCGGTCATGGAGGACAGGAAAGCGGCGCTACTGGCCCTACAGGATACCAGGAAAAAGAAGTTAATTTAAGGGTTACTAAACTCTTAGAACAGCAATTAAAGCAACGAGGAGCGAAGGTTTATCTAACTCGAGAAACTGATCAAGATGTCTCTCTAAATGAGCGAGTTGCCCAGATTAATCAACTTAAACCGACGCTATCTATTTCTATTCATTATAATGCTTTACCCGATGAAGGAGATGCTGTCAATACTGCGGGAGTTGGGGTATTTTGGTATCATCCCCAAGCTCATGATTTATCAGTTTTTCTGCATGACTATTTGGTCAATCAATTACATCGTCCTTCTTATGGGGTTTTTTGGAATAATTTGGCTTTGACTCGTCCTTCTGCTGCGCCCTCTATTTTATTAGAATTAGGCTTTTTAATTAATCCTAATGAGTTTGAATGGATTAGCAATGCTCAAGAACAAGAAAAATTAGCTAAAACTTTAGCTGAAGGGATTGCGGCGTGGTTACAACATTGA